The following is a genomic window from Platichthys flesus chromosome 13, fPlaFle2.1, whole genome shotgun sequence.
TGTCACGCGTCCAAATAAGAACAAATTTGAGGTGACACTTCAAGAGATTAACAGCTCTCCAGATACctgagtcacagacacacatttctgtTCATTGATTCTAACAGTTTTATGCAGTGAAGCAgaacaatacaaacacaactaaTGCACAAGAGAAGACAAAGCCATACACCCGGTCTTGGTGACACAACAATGAGACGTTGTACATAATTTAACAGATAAattaacaaagacacaaagatcaGTTAGACAATCAGCCGTTTACTTGACATTTTCAATCAGCCTGAGGATCTGATGTCAAATACTCATAAAAGTCCCTCGCTGTTTGATCTAGTAAATCAAattttctaaccctaaccctactgtggaaaaattaagtaaaactTATATTTGAGTTGCTGCTGCATGGTGAAGATAGTATTTATAGTTGTTGCCAGGCATTAGCCACTCTAATATAAGCTTTTTAATTTTTCCACATCAAGAGTGTCTTGGTTTATTTCCTACTTTTGTATTAAAATGCGCTAAAacgtatttttttgttttttttaacacatactttatatttctaAATAGACCGGCTCCTTTCTTCTATCTTTAGCTTTCTTCTTGTGTTCTGACTTTGTCCCCAGAGCGACACcccactgtgtctgtgtgttggtgtgtgtgtgtgtgtgtgtccctcatgACAACAGGCCTGAAGCAGCAGTCAGGTGACCATGAGTCACAGTCccagctgtgcatgtgtgtgtgtgtgtgtggggggggcacgGTCTCCACAACcattacacaaaacaacactttgCTGCTAACACACAACAGCTCATTAAGGCTTGTGGCCTGTGTTGTGAGTGTGGGAGGATTTGGAGGAGAACAGGTGTCAGCAGAGGTCGGGGGTCATTCACTCATCTGATGACTTCACTTCTTTTTAGGAAGTTCACACACATCACAAGGGACCAGACAgtttttaaacatacatttttataaaacatttctaATGGAGTGAATGTAagtgtttattaatgttttcaATACCTTTTATATGGTTTTATTGGAGACATCAGTGTTACTTAATGTTAATATATACAAGGTGCTACACTGCAAATAgtttactttcatttaaaagtaaaatactgcATATAGTATCAATGGTAAATGGCCTGTAGCacttttctaatcttgatgactCCTCTCAGTGCTTTGGAatggggagactgggatcgaacagCTGACCTTCTGCGTAGaggatgacccgctctaccaCCTGAGCCACAGTTGCCTTGTCCCTGCGTTGGCTGTCAGTCTCACCTGTTGCTTCTGCCCCAGTGGGGTCTCCCTCGGCACCATGTTGGAtgctgtcctcttcctcttcctcctcctcctcctcctcctcctcttcctcctcacatctCTGTCTTCATCAGCTGCTGACCCTTCCTGAGCCTCTCTAGCTGCGACAGCTGTCATAGCAGCGCTGGTTGAAGCCTGGAAATATCTCAAACAAATGAATTTGTGAGTCCTTGAATCCTCTTGATTGTGGATTGAGGGAGGAGACAGTGTGTGAGTCCCTTACACTCTCCCTCACACTCCTGATCTTGTGTTGATCCACACAGATCCAGGGCTGCTGGTCCTACATATGCCCAGAAAGGGATCCGTTAGAGTGGTGCAGGGCGATGGGTTTGTTGTTTGCTTCATCTCATTCACTTCTCATCCTGTTCTCTTGTTGCTTGTTGTAGAAAATGGTCGAGTAGAAGAGGAAGATGCCAGGTATGAGTCAGAGTGGTCCCTGTTTGTGGACCCAGCTCCCACAGAGCAGCCGGTCCCCGTGTGACCGCTACAAACACGCCTGCTGCAGCCACGACGGACACGTGTACATCCTGGGCGGCCGAGACAACAGCTGTCTGAGGGACTTCTGGAGGTACAGCGTAGGTGAGAGCAAATACACACCACTTGTGTTCAGTTCATTCCAGCACCACAAAGGTTTGTGACATTCAAAGCAACAGTGGGAGTGACATGCTGGGTTCAGTGCTTATTTCATGGACCTGATCAAAAACAAGGAGCTGCATTGAAATCCAACACGTTACTTTGTCCACTTTCTTAGTGTGTAACGAGTGGATGAagttgagctgcagcagtgaagcTGCACCagaagagctggaggaacaTTCAATGGTGGCTCATGAGGTACAAACCCATCAAAATCTGATTAAAATCGTTTTTTAAATCcactttttatatttgatctatAAAAAATTGATATGTCGCTTCCGTATTTGCCAAAatcagtttttgttgtttgtcaagaatgtgttcagcagcttctACCTTTGCAGGGCTTCCTGTATGTGTTCGGGGGCCTGTTGGATTCTGCATACACCTCGTGCAAATGTGCCCTGTGGGTGTTTGACATCGGTGAGTTTCACTTTAGACGTTCATGCAAGACGCAGCTTGAACCATCAGCCATGCTCGTTGATTCCTGTCGCACTCGTCTCCCGTTCTGTGGGAAATCTGTGCTTTTCCTTAATATCCCAGTTTCTGAACCAAAtgaaaaacttttaaatgaacTCTTTCAGTAAACATCTCAGAAAACCATAAGAAAATATATCCACATTTATTGCTTTCCAAAGTTCTGTTGTCCTCCCTCAAAATCTTTCATCAATAAACTAAAGCTGAAAGGTCAAAGATTCCGTCTATCACCGTCTTGTTTGGTTTTTCTCACGTGCTCTACTTTcctttcctgtttctctcagcAAAGCAGAACTGGGTGTCCTGCCAGAGAAAGAGGAGCTCCCCTCAGGTACACAGCACCTTTCAAGCACTGTAGATATTATCAGATATTAAGTTGCCATGTTTGCTTCCAAATATCCTTGTAGCCTTGTTTTCAAATGGTCAGACGAGTACTATCAAGTCAATGAATAACTTCCACATTTCTGAAGAACAAGTCGAGTGCCAGATGTTCCAGAGGAAACTGACACATCTGTCTTCCCTGTAGAACCTGGTAGATGCTACGCTCTTTAGCAGTTATTGAGAAATGTTAGCTCTGAGAAGGTTCTGcattttgaaaaaaggaaattacacatttgaatgtttaatGATTCAGAAACTTCTCAGCACTTAGAGTTCTGAACACTCAGGGACACTTCAAGTGATTCcatgtattaaaatgtgtgtatatttctgtgtgtgtgtgtgtgtgtgtgtgtgtgtgaagtccaAAATGCCGACCAACAGAAAGGGACACAGTGCAGTGGTGGTGGGTTCGGACATGCTGGTGTATGGAGGACTTGTAGACATGAAAGGATCTTCACAGGACTTCTGGGGTTTGGATTTCGGTGAGTTTACGACACGTGGATTTGCACTGCACGTTTTAACTTGTTgagttttgagtgtgtgtcaagCATGTACACACTTCTACTGATGACGACACTGGGGTTGAACTATAGTAATTTCGTAAGTAAATTCCCAGCAGGGTGTGTTACATGCACTGCAATGTACCAAGAGTAAACAGGGGCTGTGCAACTTCAAGTGAAGCTTTCAAATGGTTAAAGAAAGGCTGGTCAGAAATATAGATGGTTTCAGATTCATTATCTGTCcccctgtgttttcatgtgtgacaGATACCATGGCCTGGTCCTTGCTGAGTGGTTGTCAGCAGGGCTCTTTAGGCCCAGGCCCCAGACACAGTCACTCAGCCGTGGCCCACCAGGATTGCATGTACCTGTTCGGGGGCTTGAAAGGCTTGAGGGAGCAGAGGGACTTCTGGAAGTGGAGTTCCATCAGCCACACGTGGAGTTCCCTCAGAACCAAGTGAGGAGTAAATTCAAATTGAGTCAATCAGTATCCCAGCTGGGGAAGAGGTCAGTGCACACAGTGgacattgtgttgtgtgttccttcctgtgacccccccccccccccctctgattGTTTCCCTCAGGTCCGGTCCCTCCAGACTGATGGGTCACTCGGCTGTAGTCTACAAGGACAGCATGCTTCTCTTCGGTGGAGGCGAGAGCCAGAACTCCCCGAACAACTGCCTGTGGAGGTACAGCTTCACCTCTCAGACGTGGGGGCAGGTGGCCACTCTCCCAGGCTCTAGCCCCCCGGACAAGATCCACCACTGCTGCACTGGTCTGGGTCCGAGCTACATGTCGGACAGCAGCAGCCCGTCCTCCACCTCAGGACGCCAAGAAAGGCTAATGGAGGACAAGCTCAGGCCCTTCAAGAACAAGTGCTTCCCTTCACCTCTCACATTTCTGGGATCAGAGGGAGCTATAGAGCTGGAGACGTTCAGCCTGGACCAGTGCTACGAGAGCAAAACACTCTCGAACTCTTCACAACTGGACCACAGCAAAGAGCACTTGATGGGGAAAGATGCGCAGCAGATCGGATACGGTTTGACCTTTGAGAACAAAGCTTTCGGGAACCAGTGgagctgcacagaggaggacCTGATCAATGAGGACGATGGGGACATAGTCCAGCACCTGCCCgacctgctgctggtgctgggggGGAGGCCGTGCTCCAGTCACAGCCCCATGTCCATATGGCAAATGACCCTCACTGACTCGTAGCCACCTGCGgacaaactatatatatattctaaaaaCTGTGTTATAAtatatctttatcttttttaatctcACATATTCCAACGGTTATACCAACATCctgtaaataagaaaacaacttGAAATATTTCTATAAAGCTACGGAGCATTTTATATTGTGAATTTATGCGTTTGTCACTCTTTATTTTTGCGATGCTCAAATATTTTATTAGAGGAAAAGCCTTGTAAGTTACTGAAGTCGTTAACATGCATGTATGGCTCCAGGCCCTTACGGCCAATAAACAATAAGCATTATAGCTaattgatgaatggatggattgattgacAGCAGTAGTGTTACTATGAACACAAAGGAGTAAGTACCACAGACAGTACAGATGTTTCTCCGCTCCCTCAGActgaacaaacatctgtttaTGGCATGTAcagcatccagccaccagggggcaatcaacaCGTTCGGGCTTCACTCGTTACTTTCACATGCTGTCAGGAAATGTATACACATGTTCTGAGTTTGGTGCATAAAGCATGAAGGTCAGGATCAGTCCCCCCCTTCGACCTCCTCCTGTGGTAgttcattgtttatttgtgcTGAATGTCTGTGACACAGTTCGAACCCAACAAGCTGCCACATGTCTGCAGATCTGACGATGTTCATCTCCATCCAGCATTCCCTGTAAGATGACCTAAATTCCACACGGTGGCGCCAGAGCTCCGTGTTGTGTTGGTCCGTCTGTCTCACCAGTTGAAGCACAGTGTACTGCAGCAATAGTataatgaagaaacacaaattgTATTATTGACAGTGAACTGAAAACTATCTAAAAGGGAAAAGCGACACCTACTAGCAGCAGTAACAACTGAACTCAAAACCACAACCTAAAACactaaattatcacactaccaACACCAGCACACAACTTGAGCAGAGgagcaccaacacacacaaacacacacacacacaaacacacacagacacacacacacacacactcactcactcacacagctgcaggTACAAGTCTGACACCTGAATGGAGACTGGGAGATACAGCAGGTCTTATTCAGCCATGGCTAAAAACCAGTGAAGTTCAGGTCTGGTGGTGGGATCTGGATACGACAACACAGCCTCAACTTTTTACTACACCTATCTTATACATGTGATTAGAGTAATTAGAGTAATTTCTAAATAAATTAGCTTTGTATCATACTTCATCACTGCTCCACACATAACCTGGACGCTACCACAGCTACACGTATCACACATACTATGATTTATTAATCTAATATACTGTGAGTCATTCAGGCCTCAGTCAGCCATGTTACTTTTATAGACTGTGTTTAATAAAGTCTGCCTAAGTATTCAGTCTTCTTGTTGGAGTTATGAcaccacatctctctctctctctttctctctctctctctgtatctaaCTATCAATCGATCGATCTATCAAtcgatctatcgatctatctatctatctatctatctatctatctatctatctatctatctatctatctatctatctatctatctatctatctaactctatttctctctctcgctaactctatttccctctctctctctgtctctctctctctctttcttatatctatctctctctctctcgctaactctatttccctctctctctctgtctctctctctctctcgtatatctatctctctccctctctctctgtatctaaCTATcaatcgatctatctatctatctaactctatttctctctctctctctaactctatttccctctctctctctctctgtctctctctctatttatcaAACTATATaactctatttctctctctctatgtatctaactcttttctctctctcgctctctctctctctctctccctctctctcgctctctctcgtaAGTGTAATGAAATGTCTCACTCGCTAGATGGCGCTCTTTGCTTGGTAATCTGGATGATAACAGTCATGAACTGATTAGACTGAAGTCTCTTGACAACAATTTATGACTTTATCCAGATCCCTTAGAATATATGTTTGACTTCTATTTCAAATATCATTTTCATACACTTAGGCCcaataaagaagaaatgaagAGTTCATAACTGGACGTTTTTTATCACCTAAATAAGTGATTCCAGGTTCACTGGGATAAGTTTAAACCAGTTTAACTTTGCTGgttttatattgtgtgtgttttagagttTATAACATGAAGTTCGAGATGTGACTGAGTGATGACTTTACACAGCGACCTCCCCAGACCTGAGAGCGATGTGTAATCAGGTGATgctacacacagtcacagtctTTAAGACGAAATGATGCAACCCTATGTGTAACCATAATAAACCCGTGTCCCATCACTGGAGCCCTGGAGACGTAGTATTCGAATAATCCGGTGCGCCCAGTGGGTGGAAATCCCCACGTGGTTTCCACTCGTGTATAAAAACTTCGGGTGAGCGGAGCCCCTGTTGTCGTGATTGCAAAGACGGAGCAGGGTctgggtgcagcagcagcagcatctcgcAGGGACGCACGGAGTTGGCCATCCACAGCCACGCGCACGGGactcgctctctcactcagtcagTCACTCAGGCGCATTCACAGGAACACGCCTGGACCCACCGAGCGCTTACACTCTCCTCGGGTGGTTTGAATGAGGCAGACGCGACTGAGCTGAAGCGCACCGGGGGGTTTTCATTCAGACTTATCGGTGACCTGGTCGATTACGTGAACGTGGCGTCACCGGAGCGCCTCAGCGACATGGACTTTTATTTCGCGCGTTGCCGGAGCAGTGAGCGCACGATGACAGGAGTTAATTAGCCTCATCACTTGAGCTCTATACTCGTGTATGACTGGGAATACAATCCTCGCACTGGTCCCCTGTGGTGGACTCCTGGAGAACAAGTGGATGCGCAACCCGGAACTTTCACACGTTTTAAATTAACTTTGCTTTAactccagagagagagcgagaaagagagagagagtgtgtgttgcgCGCATGTGTTCGTGCTTTGCgggtgtgtatgcgtgtgcgtCTTTTCAGGCTTGTTTTGATTAGCCCGTTGGACTTACACCTTTAAGTTGAGAAAATGAGCTTCTACAGTCTGGCGTTGTCCTGCTTGCTGGCGTGCTTTGTCTCCGTGCGCTGCAGCTCGGTGGCCGGGGCTGAGGCGCAGAGCGCGACCCAGGAGTCGTGCGCGTCCTGCGGCCTCAGGGCTCCGGACGCGTCGGAGCGGGAGAACATAGACTTTCTGGAGGCGGTGAAGAGGCACATACTGAACCGGCTGCAGATGAGAGACAGACCCAACATCACCCACCCCATCCCGAAGGCGGCGATGGTGACGGCGCTGCGGAGGCTGCACTCCGGCAAAGTGCGAGAGGACGGCCGGGTGGAGATCCCCAACTTTGACGGGCAGTCCGCGTACAACAACGAGGTGCACGCGGAGACCTCCGAGATCATCAGCTTCGCCGAATCAGGTAGTCATCAATAATTCATTGAAAACATCTCTCGACCCCTGGATGAACCCGCTCAGTCTGACTTTATGCAACAGGCAGTGCAGGGACCCAGGTGAACCCACAACCCCACAGAGTCATTCACAGTGTGGTTCCAATCCATGGGACTCAACACATGATTATTATCTATAAGAACTCCATCAGATCCAGTGCAGTCACTGGTCTCATCCTCTTATTTACTGTCCCACTGAGCAGGACCCTGAACCTGCTCCTGAGGTCCTGGATGTGTGTGAGCGGCTGAATGAGATTTAAACTGTAAAGGCCTTTATCTGCTctaaagactagaaaagcgcaaTATAAATGAAGTCCATTTACCATGTACTGGTCCCTCCTGCACTGGAGCCACTGGTTGGTGTTAAACCTCCTGTTTCAGCCTgatgaaaatgaagaagaaatgaaaCTAAAGAAAGAGTCCTTAAATTACCCCCGTGTGTTGTCTAGGGGATAAAAAGAACCTCTGAATCCAATTTCATCACTAAAGCTCTGCTCACACTCAATACTCCAATGTATAATGCCCTCTTTTAGATACGGACAAAGTCCCTCAATTGGCCATTTATCCCTTCCTCTCTAAGAATGTGTATCTAACTAATTCTCAGAAGTCCaaagagaaccccccccccccccatgcacacacaaccacatatGCAGGCTTAcccacacatacgcacacacacacacacctaaaatCATCTGTGCTTGACAGAATCCAATAATTGTCAGTTAGAGCTGTGAGAACATCTTTGACACAAACTGTTAgtttaacaaaaagaaaacatataatTAAATGCACCTAAATAggatgtgtacacacacatatacacacaaaacacacacg
Proteins encoded in this region:
- the si:dkey-3d4.3 gene encoding ras guanine nucleotide exchange factor F, encoding MPGMSQSGPCLWTQLPQSSRSPCDRYKHACCSHDGHVYILGGRDNSCLRDFWRYSVVCNEWMKLSCSSEAAPEELEEHSMVAHEGFLYVFGGLLDSAYTSCKCALWVFDIAKQNWVSCQRKRSSPQSKMPTNRKGHSAVVVGSDMLVYGGLVDMKGSSQDFWGLDFDTMAWSLLSGCQQGSLGPGPRHSHSAVAHQDCMYLFGGLKGLREQRDFWKWSSISHTWSSLRTKSGPSRLMGHSAVVYKDSMLLFGGGESQNSPNNCLWRYSFTSQTWGQVATLPGSSPPDKIHHCCTGLGPSYMSDSSSPSSTSGRQERLMEDKLRPFKNKCFPSPLTFLGSEGAIELETFSLDQCYESKTLSNSSQLDHSKEHLMGKDAQQIGYGLTFENKAFGNQWSCTEEDLINEDDGDIVQHLPDLLLVLGGRPCSSHSPMSIWQMTLTDS